A region of Sugiyamaella lignohabitans strain CBS 10342 chromosome A, complete sequence DNA encodes the following proteins:
- the TEL1 gene encoding DNA-binding protein kinase TEL1: protein MFDSYSPFLSTGSLNLCPTLLRLNTRHMMVDRSKVEKSKLLEWLLHNWQASMKVAYPVDGHMSAINILHTLEISNSISSFLGLPQLNVDIENFSDLAGDSYKEYTTADAWNHLLQIIAVQESKVNTHSVTKFREEVYDEEFATAVLNVLNKRLKDSTLLLSTNRHDIGVNQDYSSILHLIVLSTLVIGNLGTVCENSHDDTNYRGYLDLCMLTEDLSKLFSNWSTTLIKYESNAFSLYVTGIILCSTKKAFITTKAQSILRSSSRSTYDCLLSYLPPKDDLPLHSIIAAKTSRDVNLTSVAFGLYLVSNGSLVSTSTFASIDQLLANITLSESKELGDSIEVFLSCSDFLYTFLEEFSGSLSSSHYVILLRYLGSNLLANRIWKLSEITLKTTIRYLSMGCRYCLNLSKTNIHDSAVSDWQDIFKFVIKAVFDSPVQSKLIRVHLFELLCLVIETLVDNEEVLLLSQEYLQGVLNEATDVFYYSISPSLSSMMSEIAYKQRMGLYSIIIQGVGPLLVDTSNICFLAHLLSKLAGTDGDIMILSICELLKIVIIQGQSSNHIFIKHSLDYIASVYQVSGAAELLDSACDPIFDFWLKQTTDSLEGDIFPLRIFPYHVFGYKSEKHFMESNVTQLIARALIFNNYIATKSYLKHFTHTTEIPLNNAYSESLYKAISLGYKSLDISIEDLYSIIDQRVKTDQPVRTLINEQMLYILRELLSSTDVSDCKIEFPSSSTLAPLNGNLQELMPSISRLGVSPQKVIEYIQLTTDGDISKLIGKTGAIPTTILRGIFKSHEKLTSENEKYLGLRRCLFFLTILLSENVPKSKAAKRRSSTTVEDGNIKGYTLELCLRGAISLISLPRVEEEACRLLQLLISSAPRYLLIELGFSVVQGCLSELEIKGVSNCKRGLLAEIDSCLVESQKFWEAKILSKSINYLLNKDAALFSDSDVVNIISGDNSQFYFPQVRKCCWDILALQLECESFSRGLLAKMDPEIRSDTATKLLSNMRSYYPDTEGFTTWAGRFIATSFLEDDSLSVGLNETKSEDLNSLADDDLRSWFMDDPIFCNVIRIIRKILQTGNFRQIEYVEICLGWIQQYITINRQSLLDCLPGILLDGTNSEMAQSYVVRSRNMLLTIKDPNKTFASWVKNVTLSMLTAIAKDHPIFQGLEILVQNIEELSSSLFPVLVHQIMSEKRFKQSGDMLNAVFAYYLSNANEGVNQDHRVLELLIDTVLYLRRFNLVGLESSSSPLKVSWEGCAIWAFKLGRYQTALMFLEIHWNTTQSYSLELFSKISKLIKYPDMYSSIAPDPSLQGAIDISLKNSTSNKESLNAMIFESALNNAISSGYDWDLNNHSSITLARSFNNTGIYSIADLIYQAELGKGQTKEYSSTWKLEKWTLPDIADPKNKDELIYQLFKGMQDTFCEISSFGKIYNKALKCMVVEDHPFYSDLFQVLAITTEAQDIFETKNITDTLTAQRKSSSNWVNYDSFDKIEDILVARQISWRILHRRLSQNEDTATRTVGDVTLAFACSFVDHCQLAVRNKSFLKAMNSIVKFLHSKLPQYNEIIKMASTIESAAVCWATGNQTTSIDMLNSVISLDSFLHVPKEAGYFFSRSNVHAKLASWLSLARHETDNVIVTEYLDPACRYRNEDINCNPLEDKTEFYHMFASFCDEKFRSEALNREMSIQYRQRKDKDRRLNELSKQKILSKESKLLKNRLEKLRVNHDNQYQILKATSQNFLFKSIKNYLYSICEGDEHRGDVSRFLDLWFANATNPIYIVHLNSMVAKFGSRIPSIKLVPWISQLSSKLSLEVNEFQKTLWNIVGKVCEDHPYHTMYHILALKLFPKHEARHMVGVKFFDVLKKRKKIDNELLTNFESLAIMTAAVAKISPKQSNGQTASKMQFDRMGEPGVWWLKTLPTLELPMPTAEIELRSDRKYTVANLPTVTKILKQVTIASGINHPKIVSVVDSRGQTNLALIKGGERDDLRQDAVMEQVFDQVNLFMKSDRQAKTRNMRVRIYKLVPLGPGGGMIEFVRNTSPFIGVTQELHKKYNPNDIDADEARREMQAVEAESKEVRVEVYKSIEKRLKPAFRYFFTERFYSPEEWFHNRALYSKSTAVNSMIGYILGLGDRHCSNILVDTLTGEIIHIDLGIAFDQGKLLPIPETVPFRLTRDIVDGMGISGVKGVFQKCCEIALAVLRDEAEAISTILNVLRYDPLYTW from the coding sequence ATGTTCGACTCGTACTCGCCATTTCTATCCACGGGGTCGCTCAACTTGTGCCCAACTTTATTAAGATTAAATACGAGACACATGATGGTAGACCGTTCCAAAGTGGAAAAATCAAAGTTACTTGAATGGTTGCTTCATAACTGGCAAGCTAGCATGAAGGTGGCATATCCAGTGGACGGTCATATGTCAGCTATTAACATACTTCATActcttgaaatttcaaacaGTATTTCCAGTTTTTTAGGACTTCCTCAGCTAAATGTTGACATTGAAAACTTTAGTGATCTCGCAGGTGATAGCTACAAAGAATACACAACTGCAGATGCCTGGAACCATTTACTCCAAATAATTGCAGTCCAGGAAAGTAAGGTTAATACGCATTCTGTAACCAAATTTAGAGAAGAGGTCTacgatgaagaatttgcGACTGCTGTTCTAAACGTCTTGAATAAACGCCTGAAGGACTCGACACTCCTACTCTCGACAAATCGCCACGACATAGGAGTCAACCAAGATTATTCATCTATACTGCACCTCATTGTGCTAAGCACTCTTGTCATTGGTAATTTAGGGACTGTCTGTGAAAATAGCCATGATGATACAAACTATAGAGGTTACTTAGATTTATGTATGCTCACGGAAGATCTTTCAAAATTGTTTTCTAATTGGTCGACGACTTTGATAAAATATGAAAGCAACGCTTTTAGTCTCTATGTAACGGGTATCATCCTTTGCTCTACAAAAAAGGCATTCATCACAACTAAAGCTCAATCAATTCTTAGATCCAGTTCAAGGTCGACGTACGATTGCTTACTTTCATATCTGCCGCCTAAGGATGATCTTCCATTGCATTCTATCATCGCTGCCAAAACCTCTCGAGATGTCAATCTAACGAGCGTTGCCTTTGGACTATATCTTGTAAGCAATGGCTCTTTGGTTTCTACATCTACATTTGCATCTATTGACCAATTGCTGGCAAACATCACACTGTCAGAATCTAAGGAGCTGGGGGACAGCATCGAGGTATTCTTAAGCTGTTCTGATTTTTTGTACACGTTTCTGGAAGAATTTTCTGGCAGCTTATCTAGTAGCCACTACGTTATATTACTTCGATACTTGGGCTCCAATCTGCTTGCCAACCGGATATGGAAACTCTCAGAGATAACTCTGAAGACGACTATTAGATACCTCTCAATGGGTTGTCGTTATTGTTTAAATCTAAGCAAGACGAACATTCATGACAGTGCGGTAAGTGACTGGCAGGACATATTCAAGTTTGTTATTAAAGCGGTATTTGATTCACCGGTCCAGTCTAAGTTGATCAGAGTCCATCTTTTTGAGCTTCTATGTCTTGTTATAGAGACACTCGTAGATAACGAGGAAGTTCTATTGTTATCACAAGAATATCTACAAGGAGTTCTAAATGAAGCTACCGATGTGTTCTATTATTCAATTTCGCCCTCATTATCTTCTATGATGTCTGAAATCGCTTACAAACAGAGAATGGGATTGTATTCTATCATAATACAGGGAGTAGGGCCCTTGTTGGTAGATACTTCGAATATTTGCTTCCTGGCACACCTTCTGAGCAAGCTGGCGGGTACTGATGGCGACATTATGATTTTGTCCATTTGCGAACTTTTGAAAATTGTGATTATTCAAGGGCAGAGTTCGAACCATATTTTTATCAAGCATTCCCTTGATTATATTGCCAGTGTATATCAGGTGTCTGGGGCAGCAGAGCTATTAGATAGTGCTTGTGACCCGATTTTCGACTTTTGGCTGAAACAAACAACCGATAGCTTAGAAGGAGATATTTTCCCCTTAAGAATATTTCCATACCATGTTTTTGGTTATAAATCCGAGAAGCATTTTATGGAATCTAATGTTACTCAATTAATTGCTCGGGCATTAATTTTTAACAATTATATTGCAACCAAAAGTTATTTAAAGCACTTCACGCACACTACTGAAATACCTTTAAATAACGCTTACTCTGAAAGTTTATACAAAGCAATCTCCTTAGGATATAAGTCTCTTGATATCTCAATCGAAGATTTGTACTCCATTATCGATCAGCGAGTCAAAACCGACCAACCCGTCAGAACTCTCATCAACGAACAGATGCTGTACATCTTGCGAGAACTCCTAAGCTCAACCGACGTGTCGGATTGTAAGATAGAGTTTCCCTCCTCATCGACACTAGCGCCTTTAAATGGAAACTTACAAGAGTTAATGCCTTCAATCAGTCGTTTGGGGGTGAGTCCACAGAAAGTGATTGAATATATCCAGTTGACGACCGATGGAGATATTTCCAAACTTATTGGAAAGACAGGGGCAATCCCAACTACTATTCTAAGAGGTATATTCAAGTCGCATGAGAAGTTGACCAGTGAAAATGAGAAATACTTGGGTCTGCGACGATGTTTATTTTTCCTAACTATTCTACTTAGTGAGAATGTTCCGAAATCTAAAGCGGCCAAGCGAAGGTCCTCAACCACCGTCGAAGATGGGAATATTAAGGGATATACTTTAGAGCTTTGTTTAAGGGGTGCGATTTCATTAATATCCCTCCCTCGAGTAGAAGAGGAAGCTTGTCGATTGTTGCAACTCTTGATTTCGAGTGCTCCGCGGTATCTGCTAATCGAACTTGGATTTTCTGTTGTACAAGGCTGCTTGTCGGAATTAGAAATAAAAGGAGTGTCTAACTGTAAGCGTGGTCTTCTTGCGGAAATTGATAGCTGCTTGGTTGAGAGTCAAAAATTTTGGGAAGCAAAAATTTTGTCAAAGTCTATCAATTATCTCTTGAACAAGGACGCTGCATTGTTTTCAGATAGTGACGTTGTTAATATTATTAGTGGAGACAATAGCCAATTCTACTTTCCCCAGGTGCGTAAATGTTGTTGGGACATTTTGGCACTTCAATTAGAGTGCGAATCATTCTCTAGGGGCTTACTGGCTAAGATGGATCCCGAGATACGGTCTGACACAGCTACAAAGCTATTATCCAATATGAGGAGCTACTATCCAGATACTGAGGGATTCACAACTTGGGCAGGCCGGTTTATCGCAACATCATTTTTAGAAGACGACTCATTGTCGGTAGGATTGAATGAGACGAAAAGCGAGGATTTAAATTCACtggctgatgatgatctCAGGAGTTGGTTTATGGATGACCCCATATTTTGCAACGTCATCAGAATTATACGGAAGATATTGCAGACAGGAAATTTTCGTCAGATTGAGTACGTCGAAATCTGCCTTGGATGGATTCAACAGTATATCACCATCAATAGGCAGTCTTTACTAGATTGTTTGCCTGGCATCCTTCTAGATGGTACAAATAGTGAAATGGCACAGTCTTATGTAGTCCGCAGTCGGAATATGCTATTGACCATCAAGGATCCAAATAAGACGTTTGCATCGTGGGTGAAGAATGTGACACTTTCTATGTTAACCGCAATAGCGAAAGATCATCCGATATTCCAAGGGCTAGAAATACTTGTACAAAATATTGAAGAGTTGAGTTCGAGTTTGTTCCCGGTATTGGTGCACCAGATAATGAGTGAAAAAAGATTCAAACAGTCTGGGGATATGCTCAACGCTGTCTTTGCTTATTATTTGTCAAATGCCAATGAAGGTGTCAATCAAGACCATCGAGTGCTAGAGCTGTTGATAGATACTGTTCTTTATTTAAGAAGGTTCAATCTTGTTGGGTTAgaatcgtcatcatcgccATTGAAAGTTAGCTGGGAGGGATGTGCAATTTGGGCTTTCAAGCTAGGGCGTTATCAAACAGCTCTCATGTTTCTAGAAATCCATTGGAATACCACCCAATCCTACAGCTTGGAGTTATTTTCAAAGATCTCGAAGTTGATAAAGTACCCTGATATGTACAGTTCTATAGCACCAGATCCTTCTTTGCAAGGCGCTATTGATATTTCCTTGAAAAACTCGACAAGCAACAAAGAGTCACTCAATGCTATGATCTTCGAGTCTGCTTTGAATAACGCAATTTCTAGTGGGTATGACTGGGATTTGAATAACCACTCGTCAATCACACTGGCAAGATCGTTCAACAATACTGGAATCTACTCTATAGCGGACCTCATTTATCAAGCCGAGCTGGGAAAGGGCCAGACCAAAGAATACTCTTCTACTTGGAAACTAGAGAAGTGGACTCTCCCGGATATTGCGGATCCTAAAAATAAAGACGAATTAATTTACCAGCTATTCAAGGGGATGCAAGATACATTTTGCGAAATATCGAGTTTTGGAAAAATCTACAATAAGGCTCTGAAGTGCATGGTAGTCGAAGACCATCCCTTTTATAGCGACCTTTTCCAGGTATTGGCAATCACGACCGAGGCACAGgatatttttgaaacaaaaaacattACGGATACGCTAACAGCACAACGCaaatcttcatcaaatTGGGTGAACTATGATAGTTTTGATAAAATAGAAGACATTTTGGTTGCACGACAAATCAGCTGGCGAATACTACATCGTAGACTGTCTCAAAATGAAGATACAGCAACTCGAACTGTTGGCGACGTGACATTGGCATTTGCATGTAGTTTTGTCGACCATTGTCAGCTTGCAGTTCGTAATAAAAGCTTCCTGAAGGCTATGAATTCTATTGTCAAGTTTTTACATTCTAAACTTCCGCAATATAATGAGATCATAAAAATGGCATCCACCATAGAGTCGGCCGCAGTATGTTGGGCCACTGGTAATCAAACTACTTCTATTGACATGTTGAATTCGGTAATCTCTTTGGATTCATTCTTGCATGTGCCTAAAGAAGCCggctattttttttcaagatcAAATGTCCATGCAAAACTGGCAAGTTGGCTATCATTAGCCAGGCATGAAACGGACAATGTCATTGTAACCGAATACTTGGATCCAGCTTGCAGATACCGGAATGAAGATATAAATTGCAATCCGTTAGAAGATAAGACTGAGTTCTATCATATGTTTGCCTCGTTCTGCGACGAGAAATTTCGGAGTGAAGCGCTTAATAGAGAGATGTCGATTCAATACCGTCAAAGGAAGGACAAAGACAGGAGACTAAATGAGCTTAGTAAGCAGAAAATATTGAGTAAAGAAAGTaaacttttgaaaaatagGTTGGAGAAACTGCGTGTAAATCACGATAACCAGTACCAAATACTCAAAGCAACAAGCCAGAATTTTCTATTCAAGAGTATCAAGAATTACCTTTATAGTATATGTGAAGGCGATGAACACCGAGGAGATGTCTCTCGGTTCCTTGATCTTTGGTTTGCCAATGCCACAAATCCCATATACATCGTGCATCTGAACTCTATGGTTGCCAAGTTTGGCAGCCGAATTCCTAGTATCAAGCTTGTACCGTGGATAAGTCAGCTTTCTTCTAAACTGAGTTTAGAAGTTAACGAGTTCCAAAAAACTTTATGGAATATTGTCGGGAAAGTGTGTGAAGACCACCCATATCATACTATGTATCATATTCTTGCATTAAAGCTATTTCCAAAGCATGAGGCAAGGCATATGGTTGGAGTGAAATTCTTTGATGTCCttaaaaagagaaaaaaaattgacaaTGAATTACTGACAAACTTCGAATCACTAGCAATaatgacagcagcagttgctAAAATATCCCCCAAGCAATCAAACGGACAAACAGCTAGCAAAATGCAATTTGATAGAATGGGTGAACCAGGAGTTTGGTGGTTGAAAACCTTACCAACACTAGAACTCCCGATGCCGACTGCTGAGATCGAGCTAAGATCTGACCGAAAATATACCGTGGCGAATCTCCCTACCGTCACCAAGATACTGAAACAGGTTACAATAGCAAGTGGAATCAATCACCCGAAAATAGTCTCAGTTGTGGACAGCAGGGGACAAACGAACCTAGCATTGATCAAGGGAGGAGAGCGGGACGATCTGAGACAAGATGCCGTGATGGAACAGGTCTTTGATCAAGTAAATCTTTTCATGAAAAGCGATCGCCAAGCAAAAACTAGGAATATGAGAGTTCGAATCTACAAATTGGTACCTCTTGGGCCGGGGGGAGGAATGATTGAATTTGTGCGAAACACAAGTCCGTTTATTGGTGTCACTCAAGAGCTGCATAAGAAGTACAATCcaaatgatattgatgctgatgaagctCGTAGGGAGATGCAGGCGGTGGAAGCAGAGAGTAAGGAAGTGAGAGTGGAGGTTTATAAAAGCATAGAAAAGAGGCTCAAGCCGGCTTTCAGGTATTTTTTCACTGAGAGATTTTACTCTCCTGAGGAGTGGTTTCATAATAGAGCCCTTTACTCAAAATCTACAGCTGTCAATTCCATGATCG